Proteins found in one Vespula pensylvanica isolate Volc-1 chromosome 10, ASM1446617v1, whole genome shotgun sequence genomic segment:
- the LOC122632241 gene encoding bromodomain adjacent to zinc finger domain protein 1A isoform X4, whose product MPLLRKQPFQRLHVSSDFKDDDEVFHCEVTNEIFKDYNEFCERIILCNSLIWSCSITGRTNMTYEEALQCEENAKKSLKEFPMELRIPILYLASKTNRSSFNEMVEDVYQFARDRYFVGEMVEASFTEESWCDCHVLQVIEPTEQQLKPYIKDTSRYILYFYINIQIYDRFNYNHRSPQEHQYHPPAKLFRYEVEQLDCGDSDVSQLMIVEAGQVRRRKQHYSRERNKIFLRQLCEQNENSIWIVKESVLQKYGISKVRFDTIFTGPAPDFSMRTKKVVKHKQESIEKFLTSDVSKHRTFEKSDPLKKVNETGIVVKKYRKPRTNGKFKEDLKAKALEEKAKRKEERVLKSERKKEEKQKLAALAAYVRQWNKPREDLECEDLRPIPESVPINSSIPNEKFGDCAFILEFLEFFNEELEVFSYFPSGFNFDLLERSMLTKEASGPWSDLLQLLLSNIFKYQAAEEDEIHAHASNLVVDINIYEGVSSMEKSVKLATIASKWCQTQHGCKLSELTLDHTTLSEILRQHLLSSGGRISEAASKWRYSQRGGYTNLDDPALLLRINETYILRLLGHRSVCEFNLDDKLKLVTCLINQLLTFASIRDFIEERHEKLHQAKKELKSFMIAEQKKGKEEKEKLKEKEGKLDDEDQKPKKITRGSCEEEKKREEYEYKLKELQQASKDDKMMVYLGADRAHRRYWRFLSIPGLFVENDEWWPGNCLPEGTPYNPELKDREATYAYLRNKFEDEFSDKENSFKKARKSPKKVTFSEKNGVKSPRKDVSPRKDFKHELTDIRHNLMACTGDKDCPIHWKRTGPKWSFYGKIEDIEILINSLSKRGIREGELRNNLEHEMSSLISVIEECPRHKLNSEVFSEPVKGQTNKTGKKNKYENANLNFPTDLSVDNVMEMTLRDFILDFEEKIRGGCLGSLKVINRDAWRKAINNESYDKQCEKLVYGINEIDADVAPNIVLDKVKNESKQSRPGTPDSEISGINIRSYKDPGKYLGPPNENEVSPDPKQQTNIKQMACAILQLSHAIEQRYLKKPLGTDEKDKKWSCEEARDKWEQSLMASTSWSQLFVHLNTLENSIAWGKSAFNAQCRVCRRRRDAENMLLCDGCNKGHHLYCLKPKLNAVPEGDWFCSTCKPPEIKPKEKVKKRRKFEDEIDEDLILTKETRHNRAKRIPESEDEEDQDKDQKDEMEEGSDEDINKSINVCSSCKSGGKLVSCDICSNHFHLECIEPPLLRMPRGRWSCINCKERRKPISKFDSNSDDTEPRQTRRATKRAAENIQEDKTVKGYIAKLQELLLDIRHHRDSWPFLSPVTKDEVPDYHDIISNPMDFGTIKYKLGNGGYENLQQFFDDCHLVFENCQAYNQEHSSVYNYVYRAGSRLLKYFEKRCKEIGLNLEDDTGQSIAKKPKLNRSDTNENGIENEENFEILKKR is encoded by the exons ATGCCGCTTCTTCGTAAGCAGCCCTTTCAACGTCTTCACGTCTCCTCCGACTTTAAGGACGACGATGAGGTTTTCCATTGTGAAGTTACTAATGAAATCTTCAAGGACTACAA TGAATTTTGCGAGAGAATTATTCTATGCAACTCTCTTATATGGTCATGCAGTATCACAGGAAGAACTAATATGACATATGAAGAAGCGTTGCAATGTGAAGAAAATGCTAAAAAAAGTTTGAAGGAGTTTCCAATGGaa TTACGGATTCCTATATTATACCTTGCCAGTAAAACAAATAGATCATCTTTTAACGAAATGGTAGAGGATGTTTACCAATTTGCAAGAGATCGATACTTTGTTGGTGAAATGGTTGAAGCAAGTTTTACTGAAGAATCATGGTGTGATTGTCATGTTCTTCAGGTTATCGAACCAACAGAGCAACAACTTAAACCTTATATTAAAGATACTAGCAGGTACatactttatttctatataaatattcaaatatatgatcgatttaattataatcatagGAGTCCACAAGAACATCAATATCATCCACCAGCCAAGCTATTTCGTTACGAAGTAGAGCAATTGGATTGCGGAGATTCTGATGTTAGTCAACTTATGATAGTAGAAGCTGGACAAGTAAGAAGACGAAAACAACATTATAGTAGggaacgtaataaaatatttctccgTCAGCTCTgtgaacaaaatgaaaatagtaTATGGATAGTTAAG GAGAGTGTCTTACAAAAATATGGTATCAGTAAAGTGCGTTTTGATACAATATTTACCGGACCTGCACCTGATTTTTCTATGCGTACCAAAAAAGTAGTAAAACATAAACAAGAGtctatagaaaaatttcttacttCAGATGTATCCAAACATAGAACCTTTGAAAAATCTGATCCATTAAAAAAAGTGAATGAAACTGGAAtagttgtaaaaaaatatagaaaaccAAG AACAAATGGTAAATTTAAAGAAGATCTTAAAGCCAAAGCTCttgaagaaaaagcaaaacgtAAAGAGGAAAGAGTATTGAAaagtgaacgaaaaaaagaggagaagcaAAAATTAGCAGCTCTTGCTGCATATGTAAGGCAATGGAATAAACCACGAGAAGATCTCGAATGTGAAGATCTTCGTCCTATTCCAGAATCTGTCCCAATTAATTCTAGTATACCTAATGAAAAGTTTGGTGATTGTGCATTTATCTTAGAATTTCTGgaatttttcaacgaagagTTAGAagtcttttcatattttcctaGTGGCTTTAACTTTGATTTATTAGAAAGATCAATGTTAACCAAAGAAGCCTCTGGACCATGGAGTGATTTATTGCAGTTACTActgtcaaatattttcaaataccaAGCAGCAGAGGAAGATGAAATTCATGCACATGCATCTAACTTAGTagttgatattaatatatacgaagGAGTATCATCTATGGAGAAATCAGTAAAATTAGCAACCATAGCTTCTAAATGGTGTCAAACACAACATGGATGTAAGTTATCAGAGCTTACATTAGATCATACAACATTAAGTGAGATTTTAAGACAGCATCTATTAAGTTCTGGTGGTCGAATAAGCGAAGCTGCTTCAAAATGGCGCTATTCTCAACGAG gTGGATATACAAATCTTGATGATCCTGCACTTCttttaagaataaatgaaacatatattttaagattGTTAGGGCATCGGAGTGTTTGTGAATTTAATTtagatgataaattaaaattagtaACGTGTCTCATAAATCAATTACTTACTTTTGCTTCGATACGTGATTTTATTGAAGAAAGACATGAAAAACTTCATcaagcaaaaaaagaattaaaatcatttatgattgctgaacaaaaaaaaggaaaagaagaaaaagaaaaattgaaagaaaaagaagggaaattaGATGATGAAGATCAGAAACcgaaaaaaattacacgtgGTAGttgcgaagaagaaaaaaaaagagaagaatatgaatataaattaaaagaattacagCAAGCATCTAAAGATGACAAAATGATGGTATATTTAGGTGCAGATAGAGCTCATAGGAGATATTGGAGATTCTTGTCAATACCAg GCCTATTTGTGGAAAATGATGAATGGTGGCCAGGTAATTGTCTTCCTGAAGGAACTCCATATAATCCAGAgttaaaagatagagaagcaacatatgcatatttaagaaataaatttgaagatGAATTTAGTGATAAAGAAAACAGTTTTAAAAAAGCTAGAAAATCACCAAAAAAAGTTACATTTTCTGAGAAAAATGGTGTAAAATCTCCTAGAAAAGATGTGAGCCctagaaaagattttaaacaTGAGTTAACAGATATTAGACATAATTTAATGGCGTGTACAGGAGATAAAGATTGTCCTATACACTGGAAAAGAACTGGACCTAAATGGAGTTTTTATGggaaaatagaagatatagaaattttaataaattctctaAGTAAAAGAGGAATTAGAGAAGGTGAATTACGTAATAACCTAGAACATGAAATGTCTAGTTTAATTTCTGTAATAGAGGAATGCCCTAGACACAAATTGAATTCTGAAGTT TTTTCAGAACCTGTAAAAGGACAGACCAATAAGactggaaagaaaaataaatatgaaaatgctAATCTAAATTTTCCTACTGATTTGTCGGTTGATAATGTAATGGAAATGACATtaagagattttattttagattttgaGGAAAAAATTAGAGGTGGTTGCTTGGGAAgtttaaaagttattaatcGAGATGCATGGAGAAAAGCAATAAATAATGAGAGTTATGACAAACAGTGTGAAAAATTAGTATATGGTATAAATGAGATCGATGCAGATGTTGCTCCTAATATTGTATtggataaagtaaaaaatgaatcCAAACAAAGTAGACCTGGTACTCCAGATTCAGAAATTAGTGGTATTAATATAAGAAGTTATAAAGATCCTGGAAAGTACCTTGGTCCTCCTAATGAAAATGAAGTTTCTCCAGATCCAAAAcaacaaacaaatattaaacaaatggCTTGTGCTATTTTACAGCTATCTCATGCTATAGAGCAACGGTACTTAAAAAAGCCATTAGGTAcagatgaaaaagataaaaaatggtCTTGTGAAGAAGCTCGAGACAAATGGGAACAATCTCTTATGGCTTCAACGAGCTGGTCTCAATTATTTGTGCACTTAAATACTTTAGAAAATAGTATTGCATGGGGTAAAAGCGCATTTAATGCTCAATGTCGAGTATGTCGAAGACGAAGAGATGCCGAAAATATGTTATTGTGTGATGGATGCAATAAAGGCCATCATCTTTACTGTTTAAAACCAAAACTAAAT GCAGTACCTGAAGGGGATTGGTTTTGTTCTACTTGTAAACCACCAGAAataaaaccaaaagaaaaagttaaaaaacgaagaaaatttgaagatGAAATTGATgaagatttaattttaaccAAAGAAACTCGACATAATCGTGCCAAACGTATTCCTGAGagcgaagatgaagaagatcaAGATAAAGATCAAAAAGATGAAATGGAAGAAGGAAGTGATGAAGACat AAACAAGTCAATTAATGTATGTTCTTCATGTAAAAGTGGTGGAAAACTCGTCAGTTGTGATATCTGttcaaatcattttcatttggaATGCATTGAACCTCCTTTGTTGAGAATGCCAAGGGGCAGGTGGTCTTGTATAAAttgcaaagaaagaagaaaacctATTTCTAAATTTG ATAGTAATTCAGATGATACAGAACCAAGGCAAACTCGTAGAGCAACAAAAAGAGCTGCAGAAAATATCCAAGAAGATAAAACAGTTAAAGGATATATAGCAAAGTTACAAGagttattattagatatcaGACACCATAGAGATTCGTGGCCTTTTCTATCTCCTGTCACAAAGGATGAGGTTCCAGATTATCATGACATTATATCTAATCCTATGGACTTTGGTACAATCAAATACAAACTTGGAAATGGAGGGTATGAAAACTTGCAACAATTTTTTGATGACTGTCACTTGGTCTTTGAAAACTGTCAAGCATATAATCAAGAACATAGTTCGGTTtataa TTATGTTTACAGGGCAGGTTCAAGATTATTAAAGTATTTTGAGAAGCGATGCAAGGAAATAGGATTGAATCTGGAAGATGACACAGGACAGTCAATTGCTAAAAAGCCAAAATTAAACAGGAGTGATACCAATGAAAATGGCattgaaaacgaagaaaatttcgaaattttaaaaaaaagataa
- the LOC122632241 gene encoding bromodomain adjacent to zinc finger domain protein 1A isoform X1, with protein MPLLRKQPFQRLHVSSDFKDDDEVFHCEVTNEIFKDYNEFCERIILCNSLIWSCSITGRTNMTYEEALQCEENAKKSLKEFPMELRIPILYLASKTNRSSFNEMVEDVYQFARDRYFVGEMVEASFTEESWCDCHVLQVIEPTEQQLKPYIKDTSRYILYFYINIQIYDRFNYNHRSPQEHQYHPPAKLFRYEVEQLDCGDSDVSQLMIVEAGQVRRRKQHYSRERNKIFLRQLCEQNENSIWIVKESVLQKYGISKVRFDTIFTGPAPDFSMRTKKVVKHKQESIEKFLTSDVSKHRTFEKSDPLKKVNETGIVVKKYRKPRTNGKFKEDLKAKALEEKAKRKEERVLKSERKKEEKQKLAALAAYVRQWNKPREDLECEDLRPIPESVPINSSIPNEKFGDCAFILEFLEFFNEELEVFSYFPSGFNFDLLERSMLTKEASGPWSDLLQLLLSNIFKYQAAEEDEIHAHASNLVVDINIYEGVSSMEKSVKLATIASKWCQTQHGCKLSELTLDHTTLSEILRQHLLSSGGRISEAASKWRYSQRGGYTNLDDPALLLRINETYILRLLGHRSVCEFNLDDKLKLVTCLINQLLTFASIRDFIEERHEKLHQAKKELKSFMIAEQKKGKEEKEKLKEKEGKLDDEDQKPKKITRGSCEEEKKREEYEYKLKELQQASKDDKMMVYLGADRAHRRYWRFLSIPGLFVENDEWWPGNCLPEGTPYNPELKDREATYAYLRNKFEDEFSDKENSFKKARKSPKKVTFSEKNGVKSPRKDVSPRKDFKHELTDIRHNLMACTGDKDCPIHWKRTGPKWSFYGKIEDIEILINSLSKRGIREGELRNNLEHEMSSLISVIEECPRHKLNSEVFSEPVKGQTNKTGKKNKYENANLNFPTDLSVDNVMEMTLRDFILDFEEKIRGGCLGSLKVINRDAWRKAINNESYDKQCEKLVYGINEIDADVAPNIVLDKVKNESKQSRPGTPDSEISGINIRSYKDPGKYLGPPNENEVSPDPKQQTNIKQMACAILQLSHAIEQRYLKKPLGTDEKDKKWSCEEARDKWEQSLMASTSWSQLFVHLNTLENSIAWGKSAFNAQCRVCRRRRDAENMLLCDGCNKGHHLYCLKPKLNAVPEGDWFCSTCKPPEIKPKEKVKKRRKFEDEIDEDLILTKETRHNRAKRIPESEDEEDQDKDQKDEMEEGSDEDINKSINVCSSCKSGGKLVSCDICSNHFHLECIEPPLLRMPRGRWSCINCKERRKPISKFVRGRERERDKERLCAAAARSRIHGFAKSLLTTESTDWDDSNSDDTEPRQTRRATKRAAENIQEDKTVKGYIAKLQELLLDIRHHRDSWPFLSPVTKDEVPDYHDIISNPMDFGTIKYKLGNGGYENLQQFFDDCHLVFENCQAYNQEHSSVYNYVYRAGSRLLKYFEKRCKEIGLNLEDDTGQSIAKKPKLNRSDTNENGIENEENFEILKKR; from the exons ATGCCGCTTCTTCGTAAGCAGCCCTTTCAACGTCTTCACGTCTCCTCCGACTTTAAGGACGACGATGAGGTTTTCCATTGTGAAGTTACTAATGAAATCTTCAAGGACTACAA TGAATTTTGCGAGAGAATTATTCTATGCAACTCTCTTATATGGTCATGCAGTATCACAGGAAGAACTAATATGACATATGAAGAAGCGTTGCAATGTGAAGAAAATGCTAAAAAAAGTTTGAAGGAGTTTCCAATGGaa TTACGGATTCCTATATTATACCTTGCCAGTAAAACAAATAGATCATCTTTTAACGAAATGGTAGAGGATGTTTACCAATTTGCAAGAGATCGATACTTTGTTGGTGAAATGGTTGAAGCAAGTTTTACTGAAGAATCATGGTGTGATTGTCATGTTCTTCAGGTTATCGAACCAACAGAGCAACAACTTAAACCTTATATTAAAGATACTAGCAGGTACatactttatttctatataaatattcaaatatatgatcgatttaattataatcatagGAGTCCACAAGAACATCAATATCATCCACCAGCCAAGCTATTTCGTTACGAAGTAGAGCAATTGGATTGCGGAGATTCTGATGTTAGTCAACTTATGATAGTAGAAGCTGGACAAGTAAGAAGACGAAAACAACATTATAGTAGggaacgtaataaaatatttctccgTCAGCTCTgtgaacaaaatgaaaatagtaTATGGATAGTTAAG GAGAGTGTCTTACAAAAATATGGTATCAGTAAAGTGCGTTTTGATACAATATTTACCGGACCTGCACCTGATTTTTCTATGCGTACCAAAAAAGTAGTAAAACATAAACAAGAGtctatagaaaaatttcttacttCAGATGTATCCAAACATAGAACCTTTGAAAAATCTGATCCATTAAAAAAAGTGAATGAAACTGGAAtagttgtaaaaaaatatagaaaaccAAG AACAAATGGTAAATTTAAAGAAGATCTTAAAGCCAAAGCTCttgaagaaaaagcaaaacgtAAAGAGGAAAGAGTATTGAAaagtgaacgaaaaaaagaggagaagcaAAAATTAGCAGCTCTTGCTGCATATGTAAGGCAATGGAATAAACCACGAGAAGATCTCGAATGTGAAGATCTTCGTCCTATTCCAGAATCTGTCCCAATTAATTCTAGTATACCTAATGAAAAGTTTGGTGATTGTGCATTTATCTTAGAATTTCTGgaatttttcaacgaagagTTAGAagtcttttcatattttcctaGTGGCTTTAACTTTGATTTATTAGAAAGATCAATGTTAACCAAAGAAGCCTCTGGACCATGGAGTGATTTATTGCAGTTACTActgtcaaatattttcaaataccaAGCAGCAGAGGAAGATGAAATTCATGCACATGCATCTAACTTAGTagttgatattaatatatacgaagGAGTATCATCTATGGAGAAATCAGTAAAATTAGCAACCATAGCTTCTAAATGGTGTCAAACACAACATGGATGTAAGTTATCAGAGCTTACATTAGATCATACAACATTAAGTGAGATTTTAAGACAGCATCTATTAAGTTCTGGTGGTCGAATAAGCGAAGCTGCTTCAAAATGGCGCTATTCTCAACGAG gTGGATATACAAATCTTGATGATCCTGCACTTCttttaagaataaatgaaacatatattttaagattGTTAGGGCATCGGAGTGTTTGTGAATTTAATTtagatgataaattaaaattagtaACGTGTCTCATAAATCAATTACTTACTTTTGCTTCGATACGTGATTTTATTGAAGAAAGACATGAAAAACTTCATcaagcaaaaaaagaattaaaatcatttatgattgctgaacaaaaaaaaggaaaagaagaaaaagaaaaattgaaagaaaaagaagggaaattaGATGATGAAGATCAGAAACcgaaaaaaattacacgtgGTAGttgcgaagaagaaaaaaaaagagaagaatatgaatataaattaaaagaattacagCAAGCATCTAAAGATGACAAAATGATGGTATATTTAGGTGCAGATAGAGCTCATAGGAGATATTGGAGATTCTTGTCAATACCAg GCCTATTTGTGGAAAATGATGAATGGTGGCCAGGTAATTGTCTTCCTGAAGGAACTCCATATAATCCAGAgttaaaagatagagaagcaacatatgcatatttaagaaataaatttgaagatGAATTTAGTGATAAAGAAAACAGTTTTAAAAAAGCTAGAAAATCACCAAAAAAAGTTACATTTTCTGAGAAAAATGGTGTAAAATCTCCTAGAAAAGATGTGAGCCctagaaaagattttaaacaTGAGTTAACAGATATTAGACATAATTTAATGGCGTGTACAGGAGATAAAGATTGTCCTATACACTGGAAAAGAACTGGACCTAAATGGAGTTTTTATGggaaaatagaagatatagaaattttaataaattctctaAGTAAAAGAGGAATTAGAGAAGGTGAATTACGTAATAACCTAGAACATGAAATGTCTAGTTTAATTTCTGTAATAGAGGAATGCCCTAGACACAAATTGAATTCTGAAGTT TTTTCAGAACCTGTAAAAGGACAGACCAATAAGactggaaagaaaaataaatatgaaaatgctAATCTAAATTTTCCTACTGATTTGTCGGTTGATAATGTAATGGAAATGACATtaagagattttattttagattttgaGGAAAAAATTAGAGGTGGTTGCTTGGGAAgtttaaaagttattaatcGAGATGCATGGAGAAAAGCAATAAATAATGAGAGTTATGACAAACAGTGTGAAAAATTAGTATATGGTATAAATGAGATCGATGCAGATGTTGCTCCTAATATTGTATtggataaagtaaaaaatgaatcCAAACAAAGTAGACCTGGTACTCCAGATTCAGAAATTAGTGGTATTAATATAAGAAGTTATAAAGATCCTGGAAAGTACCTTGGTCCTCCTAATGAAAATGAAGTTTCTCCAGATCCAAAAcaacaaacaaatattaaacaaatggCTTGTGCTATTTTACAGCTATCTCATGCTATAGAGCAACGGTACTTAAAAAAGCCATTAGGTAcagatgaaaaagataaaaaatggtCTTGTGAAGAAGCTCGAGACAAATGGGAACAATCTCTTATGGCTTCAACGAGCTGGTCTCAATTATTTGTGCACTTAAATACTTTAGAAAATAGTATTGCATGGGGTAAAAGCGCATTTAATGCTCAATGTCGAGTATGTCGAAGACGAAGAGATGCCGAAAATATGTTATTGTGTGATGGATGCAATAAAGGCCATCATCTTTACTGTTTAAAACCAAAACTAAAT GCAGTACCTGAAGGGGATTGGTTTTGTTCTACTTGTAAACCACCAGAAataaaaccaaaagaaaaagttaaaaaacgaagaaaatttgaagatGAAATTGATgaagatttaattttaaccAAAGAAACTCGACATAATCGTGCCAAACGTATTCCTGAGagcgaagatgaagaagatcaAGATAAAGATCAAAAAGATGAAATGGAAGAAGGAAGTGATGAAGACat AAACAAGTCAATTAATGTATGTTCTTCATGTAAAAGTGGTGGAAAACTCGTCAGTTGTGATATCTGttcaaatcattttcatttggaATGCATTGAACCTCCTTTGTTGAGAATGCCAAGGGGCAGGTGGTCTTGTATAAAttgcaaagaaagaagaaaacctATTTCTAAATTTG TGAGGGGGCgtgaaagggaaagagacaaGGAGAGGTTGTGCGCAGCAGCAGCACGCTCTCGCATCCATGGCTTTGCCAAGAGCCTCCTCACTACAGAATCTACAGACTGGGATG ATAGTAATTCAGATGATACAGAACCAAGGCAAACTCGTAGAGCAACAAAAAGAGCTGCAGAAAATATCCAAGAAGATAAAACAGTTAAAGGATATATAGCAAAGTTACAAGagttattattagatatcaGACACCATAGAGATTCGTGGCCTTTTCTATCTCCTGTCACAAAGGATGAGGTTCCAGATTATCATGACATTATATCTAATCCTATGGACTTTGGTACAATCAAATACAAACTTGGAAATGGAGGGTATGAAAACTTGCAACAATTTTTTGATGACTGTCACTTGGTCTTTGAAAACTGTCAAGCATATAATCAAGAACATAGTTCGGTTtataa TTATGTTTACAGGGCAGGTTCAAGATTATTAAAGTATTTTGAGAAGCGATGCAAGGAAATAGGATTGAATCTGGAAGATGACACAGGACAGTCAATTGCTAAAAAGCCAAAATTAAACAGGAGTGATACCAATGAAAATGGCattgaaaacgaagaaaatttcgaaattttaaaaaaaagataa